In Candidatus Methylomirabilota bacterium, the genomic stretch GTCCTGCTGGAGCACCTCGAGCATGCAGGAGCGCGCGATGCGCGCGATGAGGGCCGACTGGTTGAAGCCGAGGGAGAGCGCGGGCAGCACCATGTACCGGAGGCCGGCTACCGGGTCGCTGAAGATCGAGACATAGCCCGCGGCGGGCAGCCAGCCGAGCCGCACCGCGAAGAAGTAGATGAGGTTGAGGGAGAGCCAGAATCCCGGAATGCAGACGCCGAGCAGGGAGATGAACATGAGCGCGCGGTCCCACGGCGAGCCGCGGTAAGCGGCCGCGATCGTGCCGGACGGCACGCCGATGATCACGGCCACGAGGAGGGCCATGGTGGTGAGGACGAGAGTCGGCTCGGCGCGCTCCCACAGCGCCTGCGTCACGGGCCGG encodes the following:
- a CDS encoding ABC transporter permease yields the protein MGPYLVRRVLALLPVMAVVVTVVFLLIHLIPGDPVSVMLGPDATPSQIEKTRQGLGLDRPIYDQLLGFYARILRGDLGQSYFLDRPVTQALWERAEPTLVLTTMALLVAVIIGVPSGTIAAAYRGSPWDRALMFISLLGVCIPGFWLSLNLIYFFAVRLGWLPAAGYVSIFSDPVAGLRYMVLPALSLGFNQSALIARIARSCMLEVLQQD